From Medicago truncatula cultivar Jemalong A17 chromosome 7, MtrunA17r5.0-ANR, whole genome shotgun sequence, a single genomic window includes:
- the LOC11431713 gene encoding LOW QUALITY PROTEIN: uncharacterized protein At2g33490-like (The sequence of the model RefSeq protein was modified relative to this genomic sequence to represent the inferred CDS: inserted 1 base in 1 codon), whose product MKSSLKKLRGLALHNHHHHHHHHHKHDTINNKTILPLKQLDELEKATREMQDMRDCYDTLLSAAAATASSAYEFAESLRDMGSCLLEKTALNDHEEETGKVLLMLGKIQFKLQKLIDNYRSHIIQTITVPSESLLNELRIVEEMKRQCDEKRDVYEYMIARYRERGRSKGGKGETFTLQQLQAARDEYDEEATLFVFRLKSLKQGQSRSLLTQAARHHASQSCFFKKAAKSLETVEPHVKSVTEQQHIDYHFSGLEEEDGDEGDYVDEDDEGYDENDDGELSFDYGPNEQERDVSTSRNSMELDQVEHTLPRGSPAGGAKENLDKLQRNLFSFKVRAGSQSAPLFADNKPDSSEKLRQMRPSLSRKFSSYVLPTPVDAKSPISFFPDKPKPSTMQTNLNEPTKNLWHSSPLDQKKHEKDIRDEHSDPTIRNTQSALRESNNNASFTRLPLPLVDGPASLNHDNVSAYSKKIKRHAFSGPLTSNPWPTRPVSMENIQLFSGPLLPTRIPQPPSSSPKVSPSASPTILSSPKISELHELPRPPANSPPNSRLLGLMGHSGPLVSRGQNVSAANNLVVSSVASPLPMPPQAMSRSFSIPSSGSARVAALXGPRGRESSHTSSLSEEIASPPLTPIALSSSRPSLDG is encoded by the exons ATGAAGAGTTCTCTGAAAAAGTTACGAGGTTTGGCACTTcacaatcatcatcatcatcatcatcatcatcacaaacATGATacaattaacaacaaaacaattcTTCCTCTTAAACAACTTGACGAACTCGAAAAGGCTACAAGG GAGATGCAAGACATGAGGGACTGCTATGATACCTTACTTTCCGCAGCGGCCGCAACCGCCAGTAGTGCTTATG AATTCGCTGAGTCGTTGCGGGACATGGGTTCTTGTTTACTCGAGAAAACTGCTTTGAATGATCACGAAGAAGAAACTG GAAAGGTTCTTCTTATGCTTGGAAAAATCCAGTTCAAACTTCAGAAACTTATTGATAACTAT CGTTCCCATATAATACAGACAATTACAGTTCCATCTGAGTCACTCTTGAATGAACTTCGAATTGTTGAG GAGATGAAGCGACAGTGTGATGAAAAAAG AGATGTGTATGAGTATATGATAGCAAGATACAGAGAAAGAGGTAGGTCTAAAGGTGGCAAAGGAGAAACTTTTACATTGCAGCAGCTGCAAGCTGCTCGCGATGAATATGATGAGGAGGCCACATTGTTTGTTTTCCGATTGAAATCTCTGAAGCAAGGACAATCACGTAGTCTTCTAACCCAGGCAGCACGTCATCATGCTTCTCAG TCATGTTTCTTCAAGAAAGCAGCCAAATCTCTTGAGACAGTAGAGCCACATGTGAAGTCAGTAACCGAACAACAACACATTGATTACCACTTCAGTGGTTTGGAAGAGGAGGATGGGGATGAAGGTGATTATGTAGACGAAGACGACgagggttatgatgagaatgATGATGGGGAACTGAGTTTTGACTATGGACCAAATGAACAGGAGCGAGATGTTTCTACATCTAGAAATTCAATGGAG CTGGACCAGGTGGAACATACACTTCCCAGAGGTTCACCAGCAGGGGGTGCTAAG GAAAACTTGGATAAGCTTCAAaggaatttgttttcttttaaggTTAGGGCAGGGAGCCAATCTGCCCCACTTTTTGCCGATAATAAACCTGATTCCAGTGAAAAGCTGAGGCAGATGCGCCCATCTTTATCGCGAAAATTCAGTTCATATGTGCTACCAACTCCAGTTGATGCGAAGAGTCCAATCTCTTTTTTTCCAGATAAACCAAAGCCTTCCACAATGCAGACAAATTTAAATGAACCAACAAAGAACTTGTGGCATTCATCCCCATTGGATCAAAAGAAACATGAAAAAGATATCAGAGATGAACATTCTGATCCTACTATCAGAAACACTCAGTCTGCATTAAGGGAAAGCAACAATAATGCTTCCTTCACAAGACTGCCGCTTCCTTTGGTAGATGGTCCTGCATCCTTAAATCATGACAATGTTTCTGCTTACTCTAAAAAGATTAAAAGACATGCCTTTTCCGGCCCACTGACAAGTAATCCTTGGCCTACCAGACCTGTCTCAATGGAAAATATTCAGTTGTTTTCTGGACCTCTTTTGCCTACTCGAATCCCTCAGCCTCCATCATCATCCCCCAAAGTTTCTCCTAGTGCTTCTCCTACTATCTTGTCTTCACCTAAAATAAGCGAGCTTCATGAACTTCCAAGGCCTCCAGCCAATTCCCCGCCCAACTCTAGGCTTTTAGGTTTGATGGGGCATTCAGGTCCATTAGTGTCTAGAGGTCAAAATGTTTCCGCTGCAAATAATTTGGTTGTTTCAAGTGTAGCATCTCCACTGCCAATGCCACCGCAGGCTATGTCTCGTAGTTTCTCTATACCTTCTTCTGGTAGTGCTCGAGTTGCAGCAT ATGGGCCAAGGGGACGAGAATCCTCTCATACATCATCTCTATCCGAGGAAATTGCTTCTCCTCCGCTAACgccaattgcattatcaagtagtCGGCCGTCATTAGATGGCTGA